The proteins below are encoded in one region of Antennarius striatus isolate MH-2024 chromosome 7, ASM4005453v1, whole genome shotgun sequence:
- the angptl1a gene encoding angiopoietin-related protein 1a, which yields MQGFLWSLCTLLSLSLWEESYCRSSREAQRTKQTPVYRSKRAPLNHDGKKCSYTFLVPEQRITGPICASTKGPEPDKDRVTRMDIADVRDVLSKQRREIDMLQMVVDVDGNLVNEMKLLRKESRNMNSRVTQLYMQLLHEIIRKRDNTLEMAQLENRVLNVTSEMMRLASRYKDLEARFATMAGVVNNQSVLISALEEQCLRTLGRSELPVVPPLVQVVPQNLPVNNRFTNEIQRDNNNRGFSRGSRMNVPTASPFGIHPPPQGTLTSDGPFRDCYQVRRAGHTTSGMYLLKTDGSDRLIQAWCEHGLDNGGWTVLQRRKDGSVNFFRNWENYKRGFGNIDGEHWLGLDNIYNLGKQGDYRLMIELEDWTGKKVYAEYSSFRLESESEGYRLRLGTYQGNAGNSFISHNGKQFTTLDRDKDAFSGNCAHFHKGGWWYNACGQTNLNGVWYSGGIYRSKFQDGIFWADYGGGFYSLKTVRLMIRPID from the exons ATGCAGGGGTTTCTATGGAGCCTGTGCACTCTGCTTTCCCTCTCCCTCTGGGAGGAAAGCTACTGCAGGAGCTCCAGGGAAGCCCAGAGGACCAAACAGACTCCAGTCTACAGAAGTAAAAGAGCCCCCCTCAACCACGATGGCAAAAAATGTTCCTACACCTTTCTTGTACCAGAGCAGAGAATCACAG GTCCAATCTGTGCCAGCACCAAAGGCCCTGAACCAGACAAGGACAGAGTGACCCGTATGGATATTGCAGATGTACGGGATGTTCTCAGTAAACAGAGGCGAGAGATTGACATGCTCCAGATGGTGGTCGATGTCGATGGTAATTTGGTAAATGAGATGAAACTGCTGCGAAAGGAGAGCAGAAACATGAACTCTAGGGTGACCCAGCTCTATATGCAGCTGCTGCATGAGATCATCAGGAAAAGAGACAACACTCTGGAGATGGCCCAGCTGGAGAACAGAGTCCTCAATGTGACCTCTGAGATGATGCGACTGGCTTCAAGGTACAAGGACCTGGAGGCTCGGTTCGCCACCATGGCTGGGGTTGTCAACAACCAGTCCGTTCTCATCTCTGCACTGGAGGAGCAGTGTCTGAGAACGCTGGGACGCAGTGAGCTTCCTGTCGTCCCCCCGCTGGTACAGGTGGTACCACAGAATTTACCAGTGAACAACCGTTTCACCAACGAGATACAGAGGGACAATAACAACAGGGGATTTTCAAGAGGATCCCGGATGAACGTCCCTACGGCAAGTCCGTTTGGAATTCATCCTCCACCACAGGGAACACTTACATCAGATG GCCCCTTCAGGGACTGTTACCAAGTGCGACGGGCAGGCCACACCACGAGTGGGATGTACCTGCTCAAGACTGACGGCAGCGATCGCTTGATCCAAGCCTGGTGTGAACACGGCCTTGACAATGGAGGATGGACGGTTTTGCAAAGGAGGAAAGATGGCTCTGTTAACTTCTTCCGAAACTGGGAGAATTACAAG AGAGGCTTTGGAAACATAGATGGTGAACACTGGCTTGGACTGGACAACATCTACAACCTGGGGAAACAAGGTGACTATAGGCTGATGATAGAGCTGGAGGACTGGACGGGAAAAAAGGTGTATGCCGAATACAGCAGCTTCCGCTTGGAGTCAGAGAGTGAGGGCTACCGTCTCAGGTTGGGCACCTACCAGGGCAACGCAGGCAACTCCTTCATCAGTCACAATGGCAAACAATTCACCACACTCGATCGTGACAAGGACGCGTTCTCAG GTAACTGTGCCCACTTCCATAAGGGTGGCTGGTGGTACAATGCTTGCGGACAGACCAACCTGAATGGTGTATGGTACAGTGGGGGCATCTATCGCAGCAAATTCCAGGATGGAATCTTTTGGGCAGACTATGGAGGTGGTTTCTACTCCCTCAAGACAGTCCGCCTCATGATCCGACCAATTGACTAA